A single region of the Austwickia chelonae genome encodes:
- the uvrB gene encoding excinuclease ABC subunit UvrB, whose amino-acid sequence MRPITDLQRRVAPFHVTSQFSPSGDQPAAIADLSARIGAGEKDIVLLGATGTGKSATSAWLIEQIQRPTLMLAPNKTLAAQLANELRELFPHNAVEYFVSYYDYYQPEAYVPQTDTYIEKDSSINDEVERLRHSATNSLLTRRDVIVVASVSCIYGLGTPQEYVDRMVTLKVGQHIDRDQLLRHFVENQYVRNDISFTRGTFRVRGDTIEIIPVYEQLAIRIELFGDEIESLYTLHPLTGEVIREEEEIYVFPATHYVAGPERMERAISGIEAELDLQLAGFERQGKLLEAQRLRMRTTYDIEMMRQVGACSGIENYSMHIDGRNPGSAPNCLLDYFPEDFLLIIDESHVTVPQIGAMYEGDMSRKRTLVDHGFRLPSAMDNRPLKWEEFLDRIGQTVYLSATPGPYELAQSDGVVEQIIRPTGLVDPQIVVKPTSGQVDDLLAEIRIRAERDERVLVTTLTKKMAEDLTDYLLERGVRVRYLHSEVDTLRRVELLRELRLGEFDVLVGINLLREGLDLPEVALVSILDADKEGFLRSARSLIQTIGRAARNVSGEVHMYADAVTPSMREAIEETARRRDKQMKYNADHDIDPQPLRKRIADITDMLHREDADTATLLNSQRSKGRGETRSTRGDSISRPASELSELIDELTAQMHQAATDLRFELAARLRDELSELKKELRQMQQASR is encoded by the coding sequence ATGCGGCCCATCACCGACCTGCAGCGTCGAGTCGCCCCTTTCCACGTGACTTCCCAGTTCTCTCCGTCAGGGGACCAGCCGGCGGCAATCGCCGACCTGTCTGCCCGCATCGGGGCGGGGGAGAAGGACATCGTTCTTCTGGGAGCTACCGGGACCGGCAAATCCGCCACCTCGGCATGGCTGATCGAGCAGATCCAACGACCGACCCTGATGCTGGCGCCGAATAAGACTTTGGCAGCCCAGCTGGCTAACGAGCTCCGGGAACTATTTCCCCACAATGCTGTCGAATATTTTGTCAGTTACTATGATTATTACCAGCCAGAAGCCTACGTTCCGCAGACTGACACCTACATTGAGAAGGATTCATCGATCAATGATGAGGTTGAGCGCCTGCGGCATAGTGCGACGAATTCGCTACTGACGCGTCGTGACGTCATCGTAGTGGCTTCAGTTTCTTGCATCTACGGCCTCGGCACACCGCAAGAATATGTAGATCGAATGGTCACCTTGAAGGTCGGGCAGCACATCGATCGTGACCAGCTCCTCCGGCATTTTGTCGAGAATCAATACGTCCGAAATGATATCTCTTTCACCCGGGGGACCTTCCGGGTGAGAGGGGATACGATCGAGATTATCCCGGTATACGAGCAACTAGCCATTCGGATTGAATTATTCGGCGATGAGATCGAATCTCTCTACACTCTTCATCCTTTGACTGGTGAAGTAATCAGAGAGGAAGAGGAGATCTACGTATTCCCTGCCACTCACTATGTCGCAGGCCCAGAAAGAATGGAACGGGCGATTTCAGGCATAGAAGCAGAACTGGATTTACAACTGGCAGGTTTTGAACGGCAAGGGAAGCTTCTCGAGGCACAGCGCCTGCGCATGCGAACAACCTATGACATCGAGATGATGCGCCAGGTGGGCGCGTGTTCGGGAATCGAGAACTATTCGATGCATATCGATGGGCGAAATCCCGGAAGCGCGCCGAACTGTCTTCTCGACTACTTCCCTGAAGACTTCCTGTTGATCATCGACGAATCCCATGTGACTGTTCCACAAATCGGCGCCATGTATGAGGGCGACATGTCGCGCAAGCGAACTCTTGTGGACCATGGCTTCCGACTTCCGAGCGCGATGGATAATCGCCCACTGAAGTGGGAGGAGTTCCTCGACCGGATCGGACAGACGGTATACCTCTCGGCCACCCCAGGGCCCTACGAGCTGGCACAGTCCGATGGCGTCGTCGAGCAGATCATCCGACCAACTGGGCTCGTCGACCCGCAGATCGTGGTCAAACCGACCTCCGGGCAGGTCGACGACCTCCTGGCGGAGATCCGGATTCGTGCTGAGCGCGATGAACGGGTCCTGGTTACGACACTCACCAAGAAGATGGCTGAGGATCTGACCGACTACCTGCTGGAACGTGGTGTACGTGTGCGTTATCTGCACAGCGAGGTCGACACTCTGCGCCGTGTGGAGCTGCTTCGCGAGCTGCGGTTGGGCGAGTTCGACGTCCTGGTGGGGATTAACTTGCTCCGTGAGGGACTTGATCTGCCAGAGGTTGCCCTTGTCAGCATCCTCGATGCGGACAAGGAGGGCTTCCTGCGGTCTGCTCGTAGTCTGATCCAGACCATTGGGCGTGCTGCTCGCAATGTCTCAGGGGAAGTGCACATGTATGCGGATGCAGTGACGCCCTCGATGAGGGAAGCAATCGAGGAGACCGCACGACGTCGCGATAAACAGATGAAATACAATGCCGACCATGACATCGACCCGCAGCCTCTGCGTAAACGCATAGCCGACATCACCGATATGCTGCACCGGGAGGATGCAGACACGGCGACGTTGTTGAATTCGCAACGTTCGAAGGGTCGAGGAGAGACGCGTTCGACGCGAGGCGACAGCATTTCGCGTCCAGCGTCGGAGCTATCAGAGCTCATCGACGAGCTGACTGCACAGATGCACCAAGCTGCTACCGATCTGCGTTTCGAGCTCGCAGCTCGTCTGAGGGACGAGCTGTCCGAGCTGAAGAAGGAACTGAGGCAGATGCAACAAGCGAGCAGGTGA
- the coaE gene encoding dephospho-CoA kinase: MLHVGLTGGIGSGKSTVARRLAQHGAVVIDADALAREVVAPGTPGLEKVRLRFGDDVVGPRGELDRRALASIVFDDEKARVDLESITHPLVAARSAELLAQAGEQSIVVHDVPLLVENHLGPDYHLVVVVEASAEVRVQRLTGQRGMPEADAVARMAHQAGDEQRTACADAVLSNDGTLEQLESMVDRLWAERLAPFEENLRYDRLHVQSDLPVTSAYKEDWPQQAERIIERLSRILGVRAPELEHVGSTSVPGMPGKDVIDIQIGVTDLRSADDPEFIEALARGGFPRVDKIRMDHPTGELLDPSLWVKRFHGSCDPGRIVHIHVREADSPGWQSALLFRDWLCANPDAADEYVQVKNELAARHDSARAYAEAKEPWFEEVWPRITAWAQRSGWRS, translated from the coding sequence ATGTTGCACGTAGGGCTTACCGGCGGAATCGGTTCAGGGAAATCGACGGTCGCACGGCGGCTTGCGCAGCATGGCGCGGTGGTGATAGACGCCGACGCCCTGGCACGTGAGGTCGTCGCACCGGGGACACCCGGTCTGGAAAAGGTGCGCTTGCGGTTCGGTGACGATGTCGTCGGGCCTCGTGGGGAGTTGGACAGGCGAGCCTTGGCCAGCATCGTTTTTGACGACGAGAAGGCTCGTGTCGACCTGGAGTCGATCACCCATCCGCTGGTAGCCGCACGAAGCGCTGAACTGCTCGCTCAGGCGGGCGAGCAGAGCATCGTGGTCCATGACGTCCCGTTGCTCGTGGAAAATCACCTGGGGCCGGACTATCACCTCGTGGTAGTTGTTGAAGCATCCGCTGAGGTCAGAGTGCAGCGGTTAACCGGACAGCGCGGAATGCCTGAGGCAGACGCGGTTGCTCGGATGGCACACCAGGCTGGAGATGAACAGCGTACGGCTTGCGCTGATGCCGTTCTCAGCAATGATGGGACCCTCGAACAGTTGGAGTCCATGGTCGACCGGCTCTGGGCTGAGCGCCTTGCGCCTTTCGAAGAGAATCTGCGATATGACCGTCTGCATGTCCAATCAGATCTCCCGGTCACCAGCGCGTATAAGGAAGACTGGCCGCAGCAAGCAGAGCGGATCATCGAAAGATTAAGCCGGATCCTTGGTGTGCGGGCGCCCGAGTTGGAGCACGTTGGGTCAACCTCGGTACCCGGAATGCCTGGAAAGGATGTCATCGACATCCAGATCGGGGTCACTGATCTGCGGAGCGCTGACGATCCCGAGTTCATCGAGGCTTTGGCTCGAGGGGGTTTCCCGAGGGTCGACAAGATTCGGATGGATCATCCGACCGGTGAACTCCTGGATCCGTCATTGTGGGTGAAGCGCTTCCACGGGTCCTGCGATCCTGGCCGGATCGTGCACATCCACGTCCGTGAGGCAGACAGCCCAGGATGGCAGTCCGCATTGCTCTTCCGGGACTGGCTGTGTGCGAACCCAGATGCAGCTGACGAGTACGTGCAGGTCAAAAACGAGCTTGCCGCTCGACATGACTCTGCGCGAGCTTATGCGGAGGCCAAAGAGCCCTGGTTCGAGGAAGTGTGGCCTCGCATTACCGCCTGGGCGCAGAGGTCAGGGTGGCGATCCTGA